A window from Lolium rigidum isolate FL_2022 unplaced genomic scaffold, APGP_CSIRO_Lrig_0.1 contig_68533_1, whole genome shotgun sequence encodes these proteins:
- the LOC124682130 gene encoding reticulon-like protein B16: MEASWPDAANPGIDGSADPCSSAGRLSVHQIVGGGKAADIILWKCRRATVGLIFGATIAWWLFEKSELSFLTICCDVLLILILVQFLWVKISGLLNKQPRPLPELVLSEEMVTNAAALFRVKVNNMLMIAHDITLGKDFRLFFQVVSVLWLLSVIGNFYSSVTLSYVGTIALVTVPALYHRHQENVDRYAGMLHRNFSRHYKVVDENVISRLPRSFIRDKDD, from the exons ATGGAGGCCAGCTGGCCGGACGCCGCGAACCCCGGGATCGACGGGTCCGCCGACCCCTGCAGCTCCGCCGGCCGACTCTCCGTGCACCAGATCGTCGGCGGCGGGAAAG CTGCCGATATCATCTTGTGGAAGTGTAGACGTGCTACAGTTGGTCTTATATTTGGTGCTACCATTGCATGGTGGTTGTTCGAGAAGTCGGAGCTGTCATTCTTGACCATCTGCTGTGATGTACTGCTCATTTTGATACTTGTACAGTTCCTATGGGTGAAAATATCTGGGTTGCTGAATAA GCAACCTAGGCCCCTGCCTGAGTTAGTTCTATCAGAAGAGATGGTTACTAATGCTGCGGCATTATTCCGTGTTAAAGTCAACAATATGCTGATGATTGCACATGACATTACTCTTGGCAAGGACTTCCGCCTCTTTTTCCAG GTTGTGTCTGTCCTTTGGCTGCTATCTGTTATTGGCAATTTCTACTCTTCTGTAACTCTTTCTTACGTAG GAACCATTGCTTTGGTCACGGTACCTGCACTATACCATAGACACCAGGAGAACGTGGATAGGTATGCTGGGATGCTCCACCGGAACTTCTCAAGGCACTACAAGGTAGTTGACGAAAATGTGATAAGCAGACTACCGAGAAGCTTTATCAGAGACAAAGATGACTGA